A window from Dromaius novaehollandiae isolate bDroNov1 chromosome 1, bDroNov1.hap1, whole genome shotgun sequence encodes these proteins:
- the LOC135323851 gene encoding uncharacterized protein LOC135323851 isoform X1: MFWTALLGALGALSQQGGGADALTYILAPAAGLYVADIDGHAASQLDPHFEPRDGRASVSLQRAYPASQLDAVAEPPGLPRGGPSGLEPQGSPRGVPAGGGLLGSQLDPTSEPQGHARNVAIGGGDLSSHLDSDFESLGNPRDVPEGSVSPASQGLKPLLEPQGDRRGLAGDKDAEAAAHKGRRKQRLVLSTAVSGSILFAVVLTCVVTFRLRKRKQEAMPANPAAASNREESSTEEGRAKPGSDREKDGLTLENENFNNSSRRLPVNFATELAQLFDAMNSKSSFQPRCQSNSDGGYGCSSNICISRDFPQGDHSKCVCFRYQEGYCTSDAYSE; encoded by the exons ATGTTTTGGACAGCGCTCCTGGGGGCTTTGGGtgctctctctcagcaaggaggaggtgctgacgccCTCACGTATATCCTGGCCCCGGCGGCTGGACTct atgtggccgacATTGATGggcatgcagcttctcagctggatccccatTTTGAACCTCGAGATGGTCGTGCAT ctgtttccctgcagagggcttatccagcttctcagctggatgctgttgctgagcctccaggtcttcccaggg gtggtccaaGCGGTTTagagccgcaggggagtcccaggg gtgttcctgcaggcggtggccttctaggttcccagctggatcccacttctgagcctcaggggcatgccagga atgtggccataGGTGGTGGAGATTTATCTTCTCATCTGGACTCTGATTttgagtctctggggaatcccagag atgtccctgaaggcagtgtttctccagcttctcaggggctgaagcctctgcttgagcctcagggagatcgcaggg gccttgctggtgacaaagatgccgaggctgcagctcataaaggccgacgaaagcagcgtttggtcctgagcacTGCAGTCTCGGGCTCCATACTGTTTGCCGTAGTACTGACATGTGTAGTtactttccggctgaggaagagaaaaca agaagcgatgccagctaaccctgccgctgcctccaacagagaggagtcaagcacagaggaaggcagagcaaaaccagggagtgacagagaaaaggatgggctcaccctagaaaatgaaaatttcaacaacAGCTCCAGGCGCCTTCCGGTGAACTTTGCGACAGAGCTTGCCCAGTTATTTGATGCCATGAATTCgaaaagttcatttcagcctagATGCCAGAGCAACTCAGATGGTGGTTATGGCTGTTCCTCAAATATCTGCATTTCCCGGGATTTTCCCCAAGGCGATCAttccaagtgtgtgtgttttcgttACCAAGAGGgatattgtacttcagatgcatattccgaatag
- the LOC135323851 gene encoding uncharacterized protein LOC135323851 isoform X3 produces MFWTALLGALGALSQQGGGADALTYILAPAAGLYVADIDGHAASQLDPHFEPRDGRASVSLQRAYPASQLDAVAEPPGLPRGGPSGLEPQGSPRGVPAGGGLLGSQLDPTSEPQGHARNVAIGGGDLSSHLDSDFESLGNPRDVPEGSVSPASQGLKPLLEPQGDRREKRCQLTLPLPPTERSQAQRKAEQNQGVTEKRMGSP; encoded by the exons ATGTTTTGGACAGCGCTCCTGGGGGCTTTGGGtgctctctctcagcaaggaggaggtgctgacgccCTCACGTATATCCTGGCCCCGGCGGCTGGACTct atgtggccgacATTGATGggcatgcagcttctcagctggatccccatTTTGAACCTCGAGATGGTCGTGCAT ctgtttccctgcagagggcttatccagcttctcagctggatgctgttgctgagcctccaggtcttcccaggg gtggtccaaGCGGTTTagagccgcaggggagtcccaggg gtgttcctgcaggcggtggccttctaggttcccagctggatcccacttctgagcctcaggggcatgccagga atgtggccataGGTGGTGGAGATTTATCTTCTCATCTGGACTCTGATTttgagtctctggggaatcccagag atgtccctgaaggcagtgtttctccagcttctcaggggctgaagcctctgcttgagcctcagggagatcgcaggg agaagcgatgccagctaaccctgccgctgcctccaacagagaggagtcaagcacagaggaaggcagagcaaaaccagggagtgacagagaaaaggatgggctcaccctag
- the LOC135323851 gene encoding uncharacterized protein LOC135323851 isoform X2, with translation MSVRNCTSGGRHFFVAWLCLARYVADIDGHAASQLDPHFEPRDGRASVSLQRAYPASQLDAVAEPPGLPRGGPSGLEPQGSPRGVPAGGGLLGSQLDPTSEPQGHARNVAIGGGDLSSHLDSDFESLGNPRDVPEGSVSPASQGLKPLLEPQGDRRGLAGDKDAEAAAHKGRRKQRLVLSTAVSGSILFAVVLTCVVTFRLRKRKQEAMPANPAAASNREESSTEEGRAKPGSDREKDGLTLENENFNNSSRRLPVNFATELAQLFDAMNSKSSFQPRCQSNSDGGYGCSSNICISRDFPQGDHSKCVCFRYQEGYCTSDAYSE, from the exons ATGTCTGTGAGGAACTGTACCTCGGGAGGGAGGCACTTCTTTGTGGCATGGTTATGTTTAGCAAGAT atgtggccgacATTGATGggcatgcagcttctcagctggatccccatTTTGAACCTCGAGATGGTCGTGCAT ctgtttccctgcagagggcttatccagcttctcagctggatgctgttgctgagcctccaggtcttcccaggg gtggtccaaGCGGTTTagagccgcaggggagtcccaggg gtgttcctgcaggcggtggccttctaggttcccagctggatcccacttctgagcctcaggggcatgccagga atgtggccataGGTGGTGGAGATTTATCTTCTCATCTGGACTCTGATTttgagtctctggggaatcccagag atgtccctgaaggcagtgtttctccagcttctcaggggctgaagcctctgcttgagcctcagggagatcgcaggg gccttgctggtgacaaagatgccgaggctgcagctcataaaggccgacgaaagcagcgtttggtcctgagcacTGCAGTCTCGGGCTCCATACTGTTTGCCGTAGTACTGACATGTGTAGTtactttccggctgaggaagagaaaaca agaagcgatgccagctaaccctgccgctgcctccaacagagaggagtcaagcacagaggaaggcagagcaaaaccagggagtgacagagaaaaggatgggctcaccctagaaaatgaaaatttcaacaacAGCTCCAGGCGCCTTCCGGTGAACTTTGCGACAGAGCTTGCCCAGTTATTTGATGCCATGAATTCgaaaagttcatttcagcctagATGCCAGAGCAACTCAGATGGTGGTTATGGCTGTTCCTCAAATATCTGCATTTCCCGGGATTTTCCCCAAGGCGATCAttccaagtgtgtgtgttttcgttACCAAGAGGgatattgtacttcagatgcatattccgaatag